A genomic segment from Alphaproteobacteria bacterium encodes:
- a CDS encoding Hpt domain-containing protein, protein MLDLQMFRDNIGTDPDTEAMLLRLYIESSDEMMMAIAAQLKSNDVTAKEWDEQLHFLKGAALNIGAMPFVRLLTKGQLIAEQSSQEKNEFFAELSQEYNQLRIHISSFIAM, encoded by the coding sequence ATGCTCGATTTACAAATGTTTCGCGATAATATTGGTACCGACCCCGATACCGAGGCAATGCTGCTTAGGCTATATATCGAAAGCTCTGATGAGATGATGATGGCGATTGCAGCTCAACTTAAAAGTAATGATGTGACCGCCAAAGAATGGGATGAGCAATTGCATTTTCTAAAAGGTGCGGCTCTGAATATTGGAGCGATGCCGTTCGTTAGGTTGCTTACCAAAGGACAACTGATTGCAGAGCAATCGTCGCAAGAAAAAAATGAATTCTTTGCAGAGCTTTCACAAGAATACAACCAATTGCGCATCCATATCTCTTCATTTATAGCAATGTAA
- a CDS encoding response regulator, with protein MLSDKNTSDPEYSNISSEKHALLYRKYNALLEKTNEYENYLGHLSHQLRTPLMAIMGYGAMLNPNNKNSFGYLDNLLHAAQTMHTVLSDMPSFNVATTPIQLRPANPVGLMAELKGAFMYEAQEKDITLRLHADAMIPALLYCDVTHLRQVLFILTQNAIKFTQSGSVSVAMNLQEVANGTASIDFVIEDSGVGIAADRLGSLFTPKQAEQKQFGRAGKNLYKAAQLISAMHSTIQCDSVANKGSRFHFLLQLPVYTQQNSDTSISPSTTTFQHDWSQKNLLVVDDHAMNRELLTTMLQKMGVKNIDCAANGVEAIERTKKCNYDLIIMDCQMPHMNGFTATRQIRQFADSTNLPIIGITADVVRADTAKCLACGMNDYYQKPLNTSDLEQLMHKWLQ; from the coding sequence ATGCTTAGCGATAAAAATACTTCTGACCCTGAATATTCAAATATATCTTCAGAGAAGCATGCATTGTTATATCGCAAATACAACGCATTATTAGAGAAGACGAATGAATATGAAAATTATTTAGGGCATCTTAGTCATCAATTGCGCACTCCGCTCATGGCTATTATGGGATATGGCGCAATGCTCAACCCCAACAATAAAAATTCTTTTGGTTATTTAGATAACCTGCTCCATGCCGCACAAACCATGCACACAGTGCTTTCGGATATGCCAAGCTTTAATGTAGCCACCACGCCCATACAACTGCGACCTGCCAACCCTGTGGGTTTAATGGCAGAGCTGAAAGGAGCATTCATGTATGAAGCGCAAGAAAAAGACATTACATTACGCCTTCACGCCGATGCTATGATTCCTGCTTTGCTTTATTGCGATGTCACCCATTTGCGGCAAGTATTATTCATTCTGACGCAAAATGCCATTAAGTTTACCCAAAGCGGATCAGTATCTGTTGCCATGAATTTGCAAGAAGTAGCTAATGGCACAGCAAGCATTGATTTTGTTATAGAGGATAGCGGCGTTGGTATTGCAGCAGATCGCCTTGGCTCATTGTTTACGCCTAAGCAAGCCGAACAAAAACAATTTGGCCGCGCAGGTAAAAATTTATACAAAGCCGCACAACTCATTAGCGCTATGCACAGCACAATCCAATGTGATAGCGTCGCAAACAAAGGTTCCCGCTTTCACTTTCTTTTGCAGCTTCCTGTATATACACAGCAAAATTCCGATACATCCATATCGCCCAGCACAACAACATTTCAGCATGATTGGAGTCAAAAAAACTTGTTGGTAGTAGACGACCATGCCATGAATCGCGAATTACTCACAACCATGTTGCAAAAAATGGGAGTAAAAAATATTGATTGCGCGGCAAATGGCGTTGAAGCGATAGAACGCACGAAGAAATGCAATTACGATCTGATTATTATGGATTGCCAAATGCCGCATATGAATGGATTTACCGCCACACGCCAAATCAGGCAGTTTGCAGATAGCACCAATTTACCAATTATAGGAATAACTGCCGATGTTGTGCGCGCAGACACGGCAAAATGCCTCGCTTGTGGTATGAATGATTATTATCAAAAACCACTAAATACTAGCGACTTAGAGCAATTGATGCATAAATGGCTTCAATAA